Proteins encoded together in one Variovorax paradoxus EPS window:
- a CDS encoding pyrimidine/purine nucleoside phosphorylase, whose amino-acid sequence MTTTTDTLNSAAVATKANVYFDGKCVSHSLTLADGTKKSVGVILPSTLTFNTGAPEIMEGTAGSCEYLLAGTSEWVASGPGQKFNVPANSSFQIRVTGEPYSYICHFG is encoded by the coding sequence ATGACGACGACTACCGACACTCTGAACAGCGCCGCAGTGGCCACCAAGGCCAATGTGTACTTCGACGGCAAATGCGTGAGCCACAGCCTCACGCTCGCGGACGGCACCAAGAAATCGGTCGGCGTGATCCTGCCGTCCACCCTCACCTTCAACACCGGCGCGCCTGAAATCATGGAAGGCACTGCCGGCAGCTGCGAATACCTGCTCGCAGGCACCAGCGAATGGGTCGCCTCCGGTCCGGGCCAGAAGTTCAACGTGCCGGCCAATTCCAGCTTCCAGATCCGGGTGACCGGCGAGCCCTACAGCTACATCTGCCATTTCGGCTGA
- the argG gene encoding argininosuccinate synthase, which produces MSTILQNVPAGQKVGIAFSGGLDTSAALHWMRNKGAIPYAYTANLGQPDEPDYDEIPRKAMLYGAENARLIDCRVQLANEGIAALQAGAFHVTTAGVTYFNTTPLGRAVTGTMLVSAMKEDDVNIWGDGSTYKGNDIERFYRYGLLTNPALKIYKPWLDQVFIDELGGRKEMSEFMQKAGFAYKMSSEKAYSTDSNMLGATHEAKDLEHLNSGMQIVQPIMGVAFWKDEVEVKRETVSVRFEEGVPVALNGVAYPNMVELILEANRIGGRHGLGMSDQIENRIIEAKSRGIYEAPGLALLFIAYERLVTGIHNEDTIEQYRDHGRKLGRLLYQGRWFDPQAIMLRETAQRWVARAITGEVTVELRRGNDYSILNTESPNLTYKPERLSMEKVEGAFTPLDRIGQLTMRNLDIIDTREKLAIYTRTGLLSSSQGASLPKLANDDESTK; this is translated from the coding sequence ATGTCGACCATTCTCCAAAACGTTCCCGCCGGCCAGAAGGTCGGCATTGCCTTCTCCGGCGGCCTGGACACCAGCGCGGCGCTGCACTGGATGCGCAACAAGGGCGCGATTCCCTACGCCTACACCGCCAACCTCGGCCAGCCCGATGAGCCCGACTACGACGAGATCCCCCGCAAGGCGATGCTCTACGGCGCCGAGAACGCCCGCCTGATCGACTGCCGCGTGCAGCTGGCCAACGAAGGCATCGCCGCGCTGCAGGCCGGCGCCTTCCACGTCACCACCGCGGGCGTCACCTACTTCAACACCACACCGCTCGGCCGCGCGGTCACCGGCACCATGCTGGTGTCGGCCATGAAGGAAGACGACGTCAACATCTGGGGCGACGGCAGCACCTACAAGGGCAACGACATCGAGCGCTTCTATCGCTACGGCCTGCTCACCAATCCTGCGCTCAAGATCTACAAGCCCTGGCTCGACCAGGTCTTCATCGACGAACTCGGCGGCCGCAAGGAGATGTCGGAGTTCATGCAGAAGGCCGGCTTCGCCTACAAGATGTCGTCCGAGAAGGCCTACTCGACCGACTCGAACATGCTGGGCGCCACGCACGAGGCCAAAGACCTCGAGCACCTGAACAGCGGCATGCAGATCGTGCAGCCCATCATGGGCGTCGCGTTCTGGAAGGACGAAGTCGAGGTCAAGCGCGAAACCGTCTCGGTGCGCTTCGAAGAAGGCGTGCCGGTCGCGCTGAACGGCGTGGCCTACCCGAACATGGTCGAGCTGATCCTGGAAGCCAACCGCATCGGCGGACGCCACGGCCTGGGCATGAGCGACCAGATCGAGAACCGCATCATCGAAGCCAAGAGCCGCGGCATCTACGAGGCCCCGGGCCTCGCGCTGCTGTTCATCGCCTATGAACGCCTGGTCACCGGCATCCACAACGAAGACACGATCGAGCAGTACCGCGACCACGGCCGCAAGCTCGGCCGCCTGCTCTATCAGGGCCGTTGGTTCGATCCGCAGGCGATCATGCTGCGCGAGACGGCCCAGCGCTGGGTGGCGCGCGCCATCACCGGCGAAGTGACGGTCGAGCTGCGCCGCGGCAACGACTACTCGATCCTGAACACCGAGTCGCCCAACCTCACCTACAAGCCCGAGCGCCTGAGCATGGAAAAGGTCGAGGGCGCCTTTACGCCGCTGGACCGCATTGGCCAGCTGACGATGCGCAACCTGGACATCATCGACACGCGCGAGAAGCTGGCGATCTACACCCGCACCGGGCTGCTGTCGTCGAGCCAGGGCGCCTCGCTGCCGAAGCTGGCGAACGACGACGAGAGCACCAAGTAA
- a CDS encoding glycine-rich domain-containing protein, whose product MDLDFLHLNYRRRIAALVWAQRIVIVAGIASVFLVPARWWGSALLFIAAFCFAALLSRIEVSLRRQFIREARLPPFLIGKLREAHPQLSRRDAELVLRGLRQFFMAHLRSDRKFVAMPSKVVDTAWHEFILHTQGYQNWCKAAFGGMLHHSPAEVLGKDPKRNDGLRRTWYWACKEESIDPRKPARLPLLFALDIKFAIPGGFEYVPDCKAVDRHNGSTSQCGSEFGESSSDGGSSGDAGGFGGSESSSSGDGGGSGDSGGGDSGGGCGGGCGGGGD is encoded by the coding sequence ATGGATCTCGACTTCCTGCACCTGAATTACCGCCGGCGCATCGCCGCGCTGGTGTGGGCGCAGCGGATCGTCATCGTGGCTGGCATTGCCTCGGTGTTCCTAGTGCCGGCGCGTTGGTGGGGATCGGCGCTGCTGTTCATCGCAGCCTTCTGTTTCGCGGCGCTCCTGAGCCGCATCGAAGTGAGCTTGCGCCGCCAGTTCATTCGTGAAGCGCGACTGCCGCCCTTCCTGATCGGCAAGCTACGCGAAGCCCATCCGCAACTGAGCCGCCGCGACGCCGAACTGGTGCTGCGGGGCCTGCGCCAGTTCTTCATGGCGCACCTGCGCAGCGACCGCAAGTTCGTCGCCATGCCCTCCAAGGTGGTCGACACCGCCTGGCACGAGTTCATCCTGCACACGCAGGGCTACCAGAACTGGTGCAAGGCAGCCTTCGGCGGCATGCTGCACCACAGCCCGGCCGAGGTGCTGGGCAAGGACCCCAAGCGCAACGACGGCCTGCGCCGAACCTGGTACTGGGCGTGCAAGGAAGAAAGCATCGATCCGCGCAAGCCCGCGCGCCTGCCGCTTCTGTTCGCGCTGGACATCAAGTTCGCGATTCCGGGCGGCTTCGAGTACGTGCCCGATTGCAAGGCGGTCGACCGGCACAACGGCTCGACCTCGCAGTGCGGCAGCGAATTCGGCGAGTCCTCGTCGGACGGCGGCAGCTCGGGTGATGCCGGTGGTTTCGGCGGCAGCGAATCGAGCAGCAGCGGCGATGGTGGGGGAAGCGGGGACTCCGGCGGCGGTGACAGCGGTGGCGGTTGCGGAGGGGGCTGCGGCGGAGGCGGCGACTGA
- the murB gene encoding UDP-N-acetylmuramate dehydrogenase, with protein sequence MIVEHNVPLQPYNSFGIVARAQRLARITDEADIAELLAGPDWQGAPRFVLGGGSNIVLTGDVKPLVLKVEIKGLRLVEETPRAWIVEAGAGEIWHDAVEWMVRNGYPGLENLALIPGTVGGAPVQNIGAYGVELQDRFESLDAIDLDTGRSFTLDAAQCAFGYRDSVFKHVRSGPNDFGLAGRALITRVRFRLPKPWKAVVGYLDLERKMEETGNFTPSAVDIFDWVCAIRRAKLPDWRVLGNAGSFFKNPTVTPEQCADIIARDPKIVHYPMADGSIKLAAGWLIDACGWKGKSVGNAGVYERQALVLVNRGGSENPVTGGEVMTLAKAIQTSVYERFGIRLEPEPVVV encoded by the coding sequence ATGATCGTGGAGCACAACGTCCCCCTGCAGCCGTACAACAGTTTCGGCATCGTCGCGCGCGCGCAGCGCCTGGCGCGCATCACGGACGAGGCCGATATCGCCGAGCTTCTGGCCGGCCCCGACTGGCAGGGCGCCCCCCGTTTCGTGCTGGGCGGCGGCAGCAACATCGTGCTGACCGGCGACGTCAAGCCGCTGGTGCTCAAGGTGGAAATCAAGGGTCTGCGGCTGGTCGAAGAGACGCCGCGGGCCTGGATCGTGGAAGCCGGCGCGGGCGAGATCTGGCATGACGCGGTCGAATGGATGGTGCGCAACGGCTATCCCGGCCTCGAAAACCTGGCGCTGATCCCGGGCACCGTGGGCGGCGCTCCCGTGCAAAACATCGGCGCCTACGGCGTCGAGTTGCAGGACCGCTTCGAATCGCTAGACGCCATCGACCTGGACACCGGCCGCAGCTTCACGCTCGATGCCGCCCAGTGCGCCTTCGGCTACCGCGATTCGGTGTTCAAGCATGTGCGCAGCGGCCCCAACGACTTCGGCCTTGCGGGCCGCGCGCTCATCACCCGCGTGCGCTTCCGGCTGCCCAAGCCCTGGAAGGCAGTGGTCGGCTACCTCGACCTCGAACGCAAGATGGAAGAAACCGGCAACTTTACGCCGAGCGCCGTCGACATCTTCGATTGGGTCTGCGCCATCCGCCGCGCCAAGCTGCCCGACTGGCGCGTGCTGGGCAACGCCGGCAGCTTCTTCAAGAACCCGACCGTCACGCCCGAGCAGTGCGCCGACATCATTGCGCGCGACCCCAAGATCGTTCACTACCCGATGGCCGACGGCAGCATCAAGCTGGCGGCCGGCTGGCTCATCGACGCGTGCGGCTGGAAGGGCAAGTCGGTCGGCAATGCCGGCGTGTACGAGCGGCAGGCGCTGGTGCTGGTCAACCGCGGCGGCAGCGAGAACCCGGTGACCGGCGGCGAGGTGATGACGCTGGCCAAGGCGATCCAGACCAGCGTGTACGAGCGCTTCGGCATCCGGCTGGAGCCCGAGCCGGTGGTGGTCTGA
- a CDS encoding YajQ family cyclic di-GMP-binding protein, translating to MPSFDTVCEPNLPEVKNAVENTAKEIATRFDFKGTAAAVDLKDKEITMIGDAEFQLVQVEDILRSKLTKRSVDVRFLDKGDVQKMGGDKVKQVIKVKSGIESEQAKKITRIVKDSKLKVQAAIQGDAVRITGAKRDDLQAAMALIKKDVPDMPLSFNNFRD from the coding sequence ATGCCGTCTTTCGATACCGTCTGCGAGCCCAATTTGCCCGAAGTGAAGAACGCGGTCGAGAACACCGCCAAGGAAATCGCGACGCGCTTCGACTTCAAGGGCACCGCCGCCGCCGTCGACCTCAAGGACAAGGAAATCACCATGATCGGTGACGCCGAGTTCCAGCTCGTGCAGGTCGAGGACATCCTTCGCAGCAAGCTCACCAAGCGCAGCGTCGATGTACGCTTTCTCGACAAGGGCGACGTCCAGAAGATGGGCGGCGACAAGGTCAAGCAGGTCATCAAGGTCAAGAGCGGCATCGAAAGCGAGCAGGCCAAGAAGATCACCCGCATCGTCAAGGACAGCAAGCTCAAGGTGCAGGCCGCGATCCAGGGCGACGCCGTGCGCATCACCGGCGCCAAGCGCGACGACCTGCAGGCCGCCATGGCGCTGATCAAGAAGGACGTGCCGGACATGCCCCTGTCGTTCAACAACTTCCGCGACTGA
- a CDS encoding retropepsin-like aspartic protease family protein, which yields MKPLALATAACLLAAVAVAHAASSVMLTGTIGSRAILIVNGAPPKTVAVGESFQGVKLVSLQAEQAVVELEGKRVNLRMDTPVSIGGGGGSGGGGNRIVLSPDSRGHYMTQGAINGRAVTFMLDTGATSIALSAADAERIGLDYSKGQRIQMNTANGVSQGYKLRVQSVRVGDVEVYDIDAVVSQQPMPFVLLGNSFINRFSMRRDADQMVLEKRY from the coding sequence ATGAAACCCCTCGCCCTTGCGACGGCAGCGTGTCTTCTGGCTGCCGTTGCGGTGGCGCATGCTGCAAGCTCGGTGATGCTCACCGGCACCATCGGCAGCCGCGCGATCCTGATCGTGAACGGCGCACCGCCCAAGACCGTGGCGGTCGGCGAGAGTTTCCAGGGGGTCAAGCTCGTGTCGCTGCAGGCCGAGCAGGCGGTGGTCGAGCTCGAAGGCAAGCGCGTCAACCTGCGCATGGACACGCCGGTGAGCATCGGCGGCGGTGGCGGTTCAGGCGGTGGCGGCAACCGCATCGTGTTGTCGCCCGACAGCCGCGGCCACTACATGACACAGGGCGCCATCAACGGCCGCGCCGTCACGTTCATGCTCGACACGGGCGCCACCTCGATCGCGCTCTCGGCCGCCGATGCCGAGCGCATCGGCCTGGACTACAGCAAGGGCCAGCGCATCCAGATGAACACCGCCAACGGTGTGTCTCAGGGCTACAAACTGCGCGTGCAGTCGGTGCGTGTGGGCGATGTGGAGGTGTACGACATCGATGCTGTCGTCTCGCAGCAGCCGATGCCCTTCGTGCTGCTGGGCAACAGCTTCATCAACCGCTTCTCCATGCGCCGAGACGCGGACCAGATGGTCCTGGAAAAGCGGTACTGA
- a CDS encoding RidA family protein, with the protein MANITRFHVGPRLSETAVHNGTIYLAGQVPDDTTQDIRGQTAQVLAMVDRLLAEAGSDKSRILMTQIFLADITDITAMNEVWDAWIPAGNTPPRATVQAKMANAAYKIEIVVTAAAA; encoded by the coding sequence ATGGCAAACATCACCCGCTTTCACGTCGGCCCGCGTCTCTCGGAGACGGCCGTGCACAACGGCACCATCTACCTCGCCGGTCAGGTGCCAGACGACACCACGCAGGACATCCGCGGCCAGACCGCGCAGGTGCTCGCCATGGTCGACCGCCTGCTGGCCGAGGCCGGCAGCGACAAGTCGCGCATTCTCATGACGCAGATCTTCCTGGCCGACATCACCGACATCACGGCGATGAACGAGGTGTGGGATGCGTGGATTCCGGCCGGCAACACGCCGCCGCGCGCGACGGTGCAGGCCAAGATGGCCAATGCGGCCTACAAGATCGAGATCGTCGTTACCGCTGCTGCGGCCTGA
- the plsY gene encoding glycerol-3-phosphate 1-O-acyltransferase PlsY, giving the protein MSFHLPSLIAIVASYLIGSLSFAVIVSKSLGMADPRSYGSGNPGATNVLRSGNKGAALATLVLDAVKGWLPVFLIRHYGAQWGLGDGVAAVAGLAAFLGHLYPVFFGFQGGKGVATAAGVLVGIAPWLGLATGATWLIIAVFFRYSSLSSLVAAFFAPAYYLLGGNIAWPLDRAVLIAIIIMSLLLVWRHRENIRRLAAGTESKLGSKKKA; this is encoded by the coding sequence TTGAGCTTTCACCTGCCGTCCCTCATTGCCATCGTGGCTTCGTACCTGATCGGCTCGCTGTCGTTCGCGGTCATCGTGAGCAAGTCGCTCGGCATGGCCGATCCGCGCAGCTACGGCAGTGGCAACCCGGGCGCCACGAACGTGCTGCGCTCGGGCAACAAGGGCGCGGCGCTGGCCACGCTGGTGCTGGATGCGGTCAAGGGCTGGCTGCCGGTGTTTTTGATCCGCCACTACGGCGCGCAGTGGGGCCTGGGCGATGGCGTGGCCGCCGTGGCGGGCCTCGCGGCCTTCCTCGGCCACCTGTACCCGGTGTTCTTCGGCTTCCAGGGCGGCAAGGGCGTGGCGACCGCGGCGGGCGTGCTGGTGGGCATCGCGCCCTGGCTGGGGCTCGCGACCGGCGCGACCTGGCTGATCATCGCGGTCTTCTTCCGTTACTCGTCGCTGTCGTCGCTGGTGGCGGCCTTCTTTGCGCCGGCCTATTACCTGCTGGGCGGCAACATTGCATGGCCGCTCGACCGCGCGGTGCTGATCGCGATCATCATCATGAGTCTGCTGCTGGTCTGGCGGCACCGCGAAAACATCCGCCGGCTCGCGGCCGGCACGGAGTCGAAACTCGGCTCGAAGAAAAAGGCTTGA